A genomic region of Ictalurus furcatus strain D&B chromosome 29, Billie_1.0, whole genome shotgun sequence contains the following coding sequences:
- the LOC128604382 gene encoding hepatocyte cell adhesion molecule, producing the protein MVLNISAGIRSLQARLFLLSCLLCAAGDETVTLQEVEGTTITLHTGITGIQSDAQILWFYGPEKAEEKILNSLVTKGETVTEISERFKERLQLDRISGALTIRNISRNHSGVYLLQVITGRTSSRTFSVSVYAPVSTPVIIKRESRSVVSTEACSPLCTVENGEDVKLSWYRENERISITNNTDLSVPLNLPLQIQHHDNNTNTYICVSANPVSNKSSSLDITQLCDHLSGQTDHSRSLLPVLISAGGFVLLIISVTLWIWLKKKKQQVSEKPDVTYADVNITAHSAERVKEEEKPRITQVEAESDPVVYADVKR; encoded by the exons GTTTACTGTGTGCAGCTGGAGACGAGACGGTCACACTGCAGGAAGTGGAAGGAACCACTATAACTCTCCATACTGGGATAACTGGAATTCAGAGTGATGCTCAGATTCTGTGGTTTTATGGACCTGAGAAAGCAGAGGAAAAGATATTGAACAGTCTGGTGACTAAAGGAGAAACTGTTACAGAAATCAGTGAGAGATTTAAAGAGCGACTGCAGCTGGACAGAATCAGTGGAGCTTTAACCATCAGGAACATCAGCAGAAACCATTCTggagtttatttattacaggTCATCACTGGACGCACCTCATCTAGGACtttcagtgtcagtgtttaTG CTCCAGTATCGACTccagtaataataaaaagagaaagtcGAAGTGTGGTTTCCACAGAGGCGTGTTCCCCCCTGTGCACTGTGGAGAATGGAGAAGATGTGAAGTTATCCTGGtacagagagaacgagagaatcTCCATCACCAATAACACAGATCTCAGTGTTCCCCTCAATCTCCCACTTCAAATACAACACCATGATAATAACACCAACACTTATATCTGTGTGTCTGCAAACCCTGTCAGTAATAAATCATCTTCTCTCGACATCACACAGCTCTGTGATCATCTCTCAG GACAAACTGATCATTCCCGTTCACTGCTTCCTGTCCTGATATCTGCTGGAGGTTttgtgttattaataatatctgTAACGTTGTGGATTtggctgaaaaagaaaaagcagcaAG TTTCTGAGAAACCTGATGTGACTTACGCTGATGTGAATATTACAGCTCACAGTGCAGAGAGAGTTAAAGAG GAAGAAAAACCCAGAATAACGCAGGTTGAAGCGGAGTCTGATCCAGTGGTGTATGCAGATGTGAAGAGATAA